In a genomic window of Glycine max cultivar Williams 82 chromosome 13, Glycine_max_v4.0, whole genome shotgun sequence:
- the LOC100808292 gene encoding homeobox-leucine zipper protein GLABRA 2, protein MGADMSNNNNPPPTSHAKDLFASPALSLSLAGIFRHAGVAAADEAATSVEEGEEGSGGAAERLEEISSENSGPTRSRSEDDFEGGEAEPEDDDDAHGDNKNKKTKKKRKKYHRHTADQIREMEALFKESPHPDEKQRQQLSKQLGLAPRQVKFWFQNRRTQIKAIQERHENSLLKSEIEKLKEKNKSLRETINKACCPNCGVPTTSRDGVMPTEEQQLRIENAKLKAEVEKLRAALGKYAPGSTSPSCSSGHDQENRSSLDFYTGIFGLDKSRIMDIVNQAMEELIKMATVGEPLWLRSFETGREILNYDEYVKEFAVENSSSSGKPKRSIEASRDTAVVFVDLPSLVQSFLDVNQWKEMFPCLISKAATVDVICNGEGLSRNGAVQLMFAELQMLTPMVPTREVYFVRFCKQLSAEQWAIVDVSIDKVEDNIDASLVKCRKRPSGCIIEDKSNGHCKVIWVEHSECQKSAVHSMYRTIVNSGLAFGARHWIATLQLQCERLVFFMATNVPMKDSTGVATLAGRKSILKLAQRMTWSFCHAIGASSIHAWTKVTSKTGEDIRISSRKNLNDPGEPLGLILCAVCSVWLPVSPNVLFDFLRDENRRTEWDIMSSGGTVQSIANLAKGQDRGNAVAIQTIKLKENSVWILQDSCTNLYESMVAYACVDITGIQSVMTGCDSSNLAILPSGFSIIPDGLESRPLVISSRQEEKNTEGGSLFTMAFQILTNASPTAKLTLESVDSVNTLVSCTLRNIRTSLQCEDG, encoded by the exons ATGGGCGCCGACATGTCCAACAATAATAATCCTCCTCCCACTTCTCACGCCAAAGACTTGTTTGCTTCTCCAGCTCTCTCTCTCAGCCTC GCTGGCATTTTTCGCCATGCTGGGGTGGCCGCGGCTGATGAGGCTGCCACTTCTGTGGAGGAGGGCGAAGAAGGGAGTGGAGGAGCTGCTGAGAGGTTAGAGGAGATTAGCAGCGAGAACTCCGGCCCCACGAGATCCAGATCAGAGGATGACTTCGAAGGAGGAGAAGCTGAACCTGAAGATGATGACGATGCCCATGGAGACAACAAGAacaagaagacgaagaagaagaggaagaaatatCACAGGCACACTGCTGACCAGATCAGAGAAATGGAAGC GCTTTTCAAAGAGTCACCACATCCTGATGAAAAGCAGAGGCAACAACTAAGCAAGCAATTAGGCCTTGCCCCAAGGCAAGTCAAGTTTTGGTTCCAAAATCGTCGAACCCAAATCaag GCAATACAAGAGCGTCATGAAAATTCTTTGTTGAAGTCAGAAATAGAGAAACTAAAGGAGAAAAATAAGAGCTTACGAGAGACCATAAACAAAGCTTGTTGCCCCAACTGTGGCGTGCCCACCACAAGCAGAGATGGTGTCATGCCAACTGAAGAACAACAACTACGTATTGAAAATGCCAAACTCAAAGCTGAG GTAGAGAAACTCCGAGCAGCTTTAGGGAAATACGCACCAGGGTCAACGTCCCCTTCATGTTCTTCTGGCCATGACCAAGAGAATAGAAGCTCTTTGGATTTTTACACTGGAATTTTTGGACTTGATAAGTCAAGGATAATGGACATAGTAAACCAAGCAATGGAGGAGCTCATTAAGATGGCTACCGTGGGGGAACCATTATGGCTTCGTAGCTTCGAGACTGGTCGCGAAATTCTTAACTATGATGAATATGTTAAGGAGTTTGCAGTTGAAAATTCAAGCAGTAGTGGAAAGCCAAAGAGATCCATTGAAGCCTCAAGAGACACTGCAGTTGTTTTTGTGGATCTCCCTAGTCTTGTCCAAAGTTTTCTAGACGTG AATCAGTGGAAGGAAATGTTTCCGTGTTTGATATCTAAGGCGGCAACTGTTGATGTTATATGCAATGGAGAGGGTCTTAGCAGGAATGGTGCAGTGCAACTG ATGTTTGCTGAGCTTCAAATGCTGACTCCTATGGTTCCCACAAGAGAAGTCTATTTTGTTCGTTTCTGCAAGCAGTTGAGTGCTGAACAGTGGGCAATCGTTGATGTATCCATAGACAAAGTAGAAGACAACATTGACGCGTCCCTCGTGAAATGCAGAAAACGCCCTTCTGGTTGCATTATTGAGGACAAGTCCAATGGCCATTGCAAA GTAATATGGGTGGAGCACTCGGAATGCCAGAAGAGTGCAGTCCATTCAATGTATCGCACCATTGTGAACAGTGGCCTAGCTTTTGGGGCCAGGCATTGGATTGCGACTCTTCAACTTCAATGTGAACGTCTAGTTTTCTTCATGGCAACAAATGTTCCCATGAAGGATTCAACCG GTGTTGCCACCTTGGCCGGGAGAAAAAGCATTCTGAAGTTGGCACAAAGAATGACATGGAGTTTCTGCCATGCAATTGGCGCGTCAAGCATCCACGCATGGACTAAGGTTACAAGTAAAACTGGAGAAGACATAAGGATAAGTTCTAGAAAGAACTTGAACGATCCTGGTGAACCTCTTGGGTTGATATTGTGCGCTGTTTGTTCTGTATGGTTGCCTGTCTCACCtaatgttctgtttgatttctTGAGGGATGAAAATCGCCGAACTGAA TGGGACATCATGTCAAGTGGTGGGACAGTGCAGTCTATTGCAAATTTAGCCAAAGGACAAGACCGAGGCAATGCCGTAGCCATTCAA ACaattaaattgaaagaaaacaGTGTGTGGATACTGCAAGATAGCTGCACAAACCTTTATGAGTCAATGGTGGCATATGCTTGTGTGGACATTACTGGCATTCAGTCTGTGATGACAGGATGTGATTCTAGCAATCTTGCCATACTGCCCTCAGGATTCTCCATTATTCCTGATGGTCTTGAGTCAAGGCCATTGGTGATTAGTTCAAggcaggaagaaaaaaatactgaGGGAGGATCTTTGTTTACAATGGCATTCCAGATTCTTACCAATGCTTCTCCCACAGCCAAGTTAACATTGGAATCTGTGGACTCGGTCAACACTCTTGTATCTTGTACATTGAGAAATATCAGAACAAGTTTACAATGTGAAGATGGTTAG
- the LOC112998793 gene encoding rop guanine nucleotide exchange factor 12 — translation MVRAGEQEQEGYKAKLFNFRGIFEGTGRLTKSLSVDTATVLEPTEDGAASSRSQGSKPLNDLDKMIPKARVISKEEISVKEAKEKLLQDMEQMKERFSKLLLGEDMSGGGKGVSSALALSNAFTNLAASIFGEQKRLEPMPAERKAKWRKEIDWLLSVTDYVVEMVPSQQKSKDGSNMEIMTTRQRTDLHMNVPALRKLDAMLLECLDNFKDQNEFYYVSKNSDDSDQGSAKTKNDDKWWLPTPKVPAEGLSDMARKFLQYQKDCVNQVLKAAMAINAQILTEMEIPESYIDSLPKNGRASLGDSNYRSITVEFFDPDQFLSTMDLSSEHKILDLKNRIEASIVIWKRKMHQKDSKSAWGSAVSLEKRELFEERAETILLLLKHRFPGLPQSALDISKIQYNRDVGQAVLESYSRVLESLAFTVLSRIDDVLQADYQIQSQNLSGRRRSSVSRPFREEIDKASAEAGSMTLSDFMGWGSDQGEADMKKDPYAISDDLCKDDDDPKQQKLPTIVTNKKVSYLETLGVMRSPTSRH, via the exons ATGGTTCGAGCTGGGGAACAAGAGCAGGAAGGTTACAAGGCCAAACTGTTTAATTTCAGAGGGATATTTGAGGGCACTGGTAGGCTTACTAAGAGCCTTAGCGTTGACACTGCTACCGTATTGGAACCTACAGAAGATGGAGCAGCGTCATCAAGAAGTCAAGGATCAAAGCCTCTTAATGATTTAGATAAGATGATTCCCAAAGCAAGGGTAATAAGCAAGGAGGAAATTTCAGTGAAGGAAGCCAAAGAGAAGCTATTGCAAG ATATGGAACAGATGAAGGAGAGATTTTCCAAACTGTTGTTGGGTGAGGACATGTCCGGTGGAGGAAAGGGTGTTTCGTCTGCTTTGGCACTGTCAAATGCTTTCACAAACCTTGCTG CTTCTATTTTTGGTGAACAAAAGCGCCTAGAACCGATGCCGGCAGAAAGGAAAGCAAAATGGAGAAAAGAAATTGATTGGCTTCTATCAGTCACGGATTACGTTGTTGAAATGGTTCCTTCACAACAAAAGTCTAAGGATGGTTCAAATATGGAG ATTATGACGACACGACAACGAACGGACCTCCACATGAATGTCCCTGCCTTGCGCAAGCTTGATGCAATGCTTCTT GAATGTCTAGATAATTTCAAAGATCAAAATGAGTTCTATTATGTGTCAAAAAATTCAGATGATTCAGATCAAGGCAGTGCCAAGACAAAAAATGATGATAAGTGGTGGTTACCCACCCCTAAGGTTCCTGCAGAAGGTCTATCTGATATGGCTAGAAAATTTCTGCAGTATCAGAAAGATTGTGTTAATCAAGTACTTAAAGCAGCCATGGCAATAAATGCCCAAATTCTAACAGAAATGGAGATCCCCGAAAGCTATATTGACTCTCTGCCCAAG AATGGAAGAGCAAGTCTAGGGGACTCGAACTACAGGAGTATAACAGTTGAATTTTTTGATCCTGACCAGTTCCTATCAACCATGGACTTATCATCAGAACATAAAATCCTAGATCTCAAGAATAGAATTGAAGCATCAATAGTGATTTGGAAGCGAAAGATGCACCAAAAAGATTCCAAATCTGCTTGGGGTTCTGCAGTGAGTTTGGAAAAAAGAGAGCTCTTTGAAGAGAGAGCAGAAACCATATTACTTCTCTTAAAGCATCGTTTCCCTGGCCTTCCTCAATCTGCATTGGATATAAGCAAAATCCAATACAACAGG GATGTGGGGCAAGCTGTTCTAGAAAGCTATTCAAGAGTATTGGAAAGTTTGGCTTTTACAGTACTTTCAAGAATAGATGATGTACTCCAAGCTGATTATCAAATTCAATCTCAAAATCTATCAGGGAGAAGGAGAAGCTCAGTTTCAAGGCCTTTTAGAGAAGAGATAGACAAGGCTAGTGCAGAAGCTGGTTCAATGACATTATCAGATTTTATGGGTTGGGGCTCTGATCAAGGTGAAGCAGACATGAAGAAGGACCCCTATGCAATTTCGGATGACTTATGCAAAGACGATGATGATCCAAAGCAACAAAAACTTCCAACCATAGTGACCAACAAGAAGGTGTCATACCTGGAGACCTTGGGAGTCATGAGAAGCCCAACATCGCGTCATTAA
- the LOC100808818 gene encoding putative dynein light chain type 1: MLEGKAVIEDTDMPDKMQIQAMASAYEALDLYDVFDCTSIAAHIKKEFDTKYGSGWQCVVGSSFGCFFTHSKGTFVYFTLETLNFLIFKGASYLI, translated from the exons ATGTTGGAAGGTAAAGCTGTGATAGAGGATACTGACATGCCAGATAAGATGCAGATCCAAGCCATGGCATCCGCTTATGAAGCTCTGGATCTCTATGATGTTTTTGATTGCACATCCATTGCTGCCCACATAAAAAAG GAGTTTGATACAAAGTATGGTTCTGGATGGCAGTGTGTGGTGGGATCAAGTTTTGGGTGTTTTTTCACCCATTCCAAGGGAACATTCGTCTACTTTACTCTGGAGACTCTCAATTTCCTCATCTTCAAAGGGGcttcttatcttatctaa
- the LOC100500540 gene encoding Photosystem I reaction center subunit VI-2, chloroplastic-like (The RefSeq protein has 2 substitutions compared to this genomic sequence): protein MASLASLAVVQPSTVKGLAGTKLSFKPSRQSFRPKNFRSGAVVAKYGDKSVYFDLEDLGNTTGQWDSYGSDAPSPYNPLQSKLFETFAAPFTKRGLLLKFLILGGGSTLAYLSATASGDILPIKKGPQLPPKPGPRGKI from the exons ATGGCTTCTCTGGCAAGCTTAGCTGTTGTTCAACCATCTACTGTCAAGGGCCTTGCTGGAACTAAGCTCTCTTTCAAGCCCTCTCGCCAGAGCTTCAGACCCAAGAATTTCAG GAGTGGTGCCGTTGTAGCAAAGTACGGTGACAAGAGTGTGTACTTTGATTTGGAGGATCTAGGCAACACTACTGGTCAGTGGGACTTGTACGGCTCCGATGCACCTTCACCCTACAACCCTCTTCAG AGCAAGTTCTTCGAGACATTCGCCGCTCCATTCACAAAGAGGGGATTGTTACTAAAGTTTTTGATCCTGGGAGGTGGTTCCACCCTGGCATACTTGAGTGCCACAGCGTCAGGTGACATTCTACCAATCAAGAAGGGCCCACAACTTCCACCAAAGCCAGGTCCCCGTGGcaagatctaa
- the LOC100789205 gene encoding 30S ribosomal protein S17, chloroplastic, with translation MWLVQLSTPFLNGHGHSTTLLSKHSSAVTQTHWAPPSFLPQINAMKTMQGRVVCSTSDKTVAVEVVRLAPHPKYKRRVRKKKKYQAHDPDNQFKVGDIVQLQKTRPISKTKAFLALPVPKRPSSRPEAQPEELSIPFESQP, from the coding sequence ATGTGGCTTGTGCAGCTCTCAACCCCATTTCTGAACGGACATGGTCATTCCACCACCCTTCTCTCCAAGCACAGTTCGGCGGTGACTCAGACCCACTGGGCCCCACCGAGTTTCCTGCCTCAAATCAATGCGATGAAGACAATGCAGGGGAGAGTGGTGTGCTCCACCAGCGACAAGACGGTGGCAGTGGAGGTGGTGCGGCTGGCCCCTCACCCAAAGTACAAGAGGCgcgtgaggaagaagaagaagtaccAGGCCCACGACCCCGATAACCAATTCAAAGTCGGCGACATCGTCCAGCTCCAGAAGACCAGGCCCATCAGCAAGACCAAGGCCTTTCTCGCACTCCCCGTTCCCAAAAGGCCCTCCAGCAGGCCCGAGGCCCAGCCCGAGGAACTTTCCATTCCCTTCGAGTCCCAGCCCTAG